The Periophthalmus magnuspinnatus isolate fPerMag1 chromosome 15, fPerMag1.2.pri, whole genome shotgun sequence genomic sequence TGGGGTGCTCGTAAAGGCCTCTATCAGCCTCTGACAGGGAATATCAATGACTCaagtaaaacacaaaatgtttgGATTGGTTGAACTGAGCTCcgcattaaaacacacacacatttgcagcTCATTTTTTGTAGCTCTTTCTAaattcaaaatttgttttgcaaTGTACACGCTTGTTATAGTCGCATGACTTGTTCCTCTAATTAACTAGTTTTTCATGTGAGTTCTGGAGTCCTGTCTCAGTAGTTGCACTTGTGCATTTGTGCACTTTGAATGCACTTCACAACAAGGAGCTGAAGTTCTCAGGATGTGCCTCTGTCTCTGAAATGTTTTGATCAGTATTTCACTAAAATGTTGGAAGAGAAAGGACTGCAATCAGCAATTTGATTGTATTTAAACCTGAAGCATTATTTTCCATTGCTTTCCAACATATTCCACCCCCACTTGTACTTCCTACTGCTACTTAACTTACCTAGTTAAGTCTTGccactaaaatattacataaagtgggtggatttgtgtaaaatgtgcatattatcTGCCTACCTTCTGCATTGATCCATAGAGAATCAATAGATAAGGATGACCAATACCAATGCTGTGCTCATTTAAAGAGCGCTTTTGTCTCCTCGTCAAGCTCGTTCTGAAAATATGGGGGACAAGTCCTTTCCAGCAGTAGCCTTCTGACTGTGTAGCATACAACTGAAGATATTTCTAATAATTCATGATTTAAGTTAACTATTGTTATATTTTTCATCCTTTGGGGTGCCCCAATGTCAGATTGTTGTGTTGTAAGCAATATAATCTGATTTAGGTATATAAAATTCATATTGATTATTTTTACACACTGTAATGCATTCAAGCGTGCAAGATGCCATAAACCCACCACTAGGGGGCACAAGTCAGCAAGGGGGCAAGTCACGGTATGTTTCAGTCCCAAGTATGGGGAAacagaatgtgatgtcataaatgtgttgtgttaacCAATCTGCAAACCATTAAGTGGAATAGCAGCAGAAGTTTTGTTGTGGCAATCTAATGTTCAAAAATGGATAAGGTGTGTTCTACGTACATATAAGAACAACTGAAATGGTTTCTGAATTATCaggaaaaacaacactttttcaCAGCTTTTAGATTTTCTAAAATGTGAGTACAGGGGTTAAACCTTCATTTCTTGTAGAGTGTTGCCAAAAATGCATGAATCATTAATCATGATTATGGATGTCACAGTGTAATGGTGCAGATATTGCATTGTAAAAgcaattttagaagcaaaatgtCTGTGAAATGTAATGTAGGccactaaaaataaacttgcataTAAAGGGCCTCTAAACTCTCTCAATTTTGTAGATGTAAAacattaatgttatttttaccaAATCTAATTCATTTTCAAATATGCCTTTTCTATTACTATGAGGGACCAAGAACAAGATGTACATTTTTTCTTACACTAACataagtgaaaataaatgtgcaCATCGAGACATAACCAAGATATACACAAGTGCAATGTTTATATCACTTAGAAGCCATCAGATATTTGGGATTATTggttcattatatttttttaagatctaatttcagtttcctgttaaaAATCAACAAAGATGAGAGAACTTTGATGCTTCTTTACAGCTCATTCTAGAGCTGTGGGCATACATACTAATACCATATTCTGAAATACATCTTATGCATTTCAGAATAGGGTTGGCAAATGTATCGAAAATCAgctactaatcaatactaaaactagtatctaaactatactcatttgagcatgtaTTGACACTAAAAATCACAGTATACCTGACCTGTCCCACTAAAGAGTATTGAGCCTCATTCATGAATGGTTTCTTAAAAAATCTTTCAACTTTAAGAGGAAGCTGTGAGAACTCTGAACTAGAATCACAGTGTGTTCTTAAGCAGCCAAATTTCTTCTTAAATGACAGTTGTGCCTTATTGACCAACATCCAGATACAGACACCACAACATTCATTAACATTTCATTTACATCTCCCTCTAAAGTTTCCATATGTGGCCAATATGGGCTTGGCATTCTGACATGTGAAAATGTGAGGGAGAGACGGAACAAGGAAGTCATTTAGAGCACGTCTATGGACTAccactgttttatttgtttaaaatgtccaaacagaCATGAGCCCACTCAGTGAGGGTATATTTAAGTCACCAACTTATCGAGCTAAGCGAGCACTTTTATCTCATTTATTGCGCTTTCTCCTAGAAACGCTCTCACGATGAGTAGAGCAGGAGCATCTAAGTGTGTTTTGGTCATGAAGGTTGATGGGGTTGCAGAAGTGTTGAGTCCAGCACACTGACCAGGCACAGGGCCGTAACATATGAAGAGCACTGGGGCTGGGACAGGCTGAGGCTGTCACTGCAGCCTGTAAAGGTGGTTAGATCAAATAGGCAATATGCTCTACAAAACTCCTCATAAATGTAATTGTATTGTatagaaatattttttacaaGAAATATTGTAAGAAAATGCATAACTTTCAGTCAGGaggaattagatttttttttttttgcattatcatAGCAATAATATTAAACAGCACAGTTTTGGTGCTTGTGAGTGCTCCTGCCTGTTTGTAAAATTAGTTTTTCCAGAAGAACATTTTCAGTTAAGAAAATGTTTGTAAGAAGgctttaagtacaaatttgttGGTAATAACTCTTCATGAGTGAGGCCCAATGAGATTGACTGAGGCTGAGCACATACTGTAAGTCtatgctcaggtctctgctctagctcctgtggctcagagaatggactttaaagcagctctgcttgtgaacaagtctctctatgTGTGACATgctagtgccatatgaaccatatggcactctgggcaccagcaggaggctggtccctgatgtcctcagagtcaggactaaacataaggAATCAGCATATCAGTTttatgaattactttgtgcacaAATTctgatatacaaataaatttgccttgccaTTGTGAGCAGTTTTGTATATCTTTTGCACAAACTTTGATGCTCAACTCAACTTCCTAATGAATGATCAGAATGTGTTAAGCTTCTGCTCACCAGGGGGCACTGCAGTggcaacaaagtaaaaaaaaaaaaaagtctttttgTGTATTATTGGGGAGGCAGAGGGGACTGGAATCCTGTTTTATAATTAAcccagtgtattttattttttgctatggCTACTGCTATGTTTCTATGATGTCCTTGACAGAGAATGATTTGGGTGTGGGAGTAAATAAATCTGACTTCTTCCTGAGCATAATACATTTGTCTTGCTTTTTGATATTGTACTGTGTCAAAAGTATTAacaatcaatactaaaactagtgtcaaaagtagatactcatttgagtatTGTAAATATTGATATTAAAAGTCACCTTTCAATAGCTTTATCTTGAGCTGCCTCAGCTACTCTAACGTCCCCAATATATACCCCCAtcgaccactatggaacataccacGACAACAGAGGGACAcgcagatacacacacatagatataaggccacatggtaatatacaagaaagtacaaagatttaatgctgaaaatgacattctgttgTCTTAATAAAGATTatttccttagtattgaaattgcaTTTGAAATGATAGTAATGTGACAACATTATACTCAAAATTGTTTGCAGTAATACTTTGGTAGTTATTGATCttagttatattattattagattctATATTTATGTCTGGAAATTTTACTAaacttgtgatatttttacatgGTAGTGAACCAAAGATTAATTTCTACCATCAAGATGTTTTGTGTCAGTGTATATATAATAACACTAGATATGTTTGTAGAGGAAATTATGTTTCTTATATAACTGCAGCCATAGCGACTTTTCAAACTGCAATTTTAGCTTTGTTTCAATAAATCTTGCAGTCCTATTCAGCACCCAACTCcttcaatataaaacatttaaatgttaGCACAGTGTAAATGGTCATTTATTAGCTGTTTTGCACTGCTGCAGTAGAGTTCAATAGACTATTAATTCAAGCATTTCCTGTCCTATAGATCCCCAAAATAACATCTATATAATATTTGTGTTAACTCCTGAGAAGAAAGAAATAGTCAGTTAGTAATGTTTATCTCAATGAGAAGGACTTGGAGGTTGAATCTCAGATTTATTTGGCGTCAGTTCTAAATAAATCTGGTCTGAGAAGCTTTACAGGAATATTAAACTTAACAGAGAAACATTCAAATACAGTTTCACATTTAAATGTCCTCCCCTCTAAGTTTAACACTCTCAGGATTTGAGTGACTTGGTCTTGGTTCAGTAGCGTCTGACGgagctggtggtgctgacagaGGACCTGCTGATGCCGCCTCCCATTCCCATGGATGAACCTCCGTAGCCAAAGCCAGAGCTGGAGCTGAGGCCTCCGGCACCAGCGCTCACTCCCCTGGAGGACTCCTGCACGTGGATGGTGGCATTGACGCCTCCGCTGGCCAAcctgctctcctctccctccagcaGTTTCCTGTAGGTGGCGATCTCGATGTCCAGGGCGAGTTTGACGTTCATCAGCTCCTGGTACTCACGCACCTGCCGGGCCATATCCTGCTTGGCTCTCTGCAGAGCGTCCTCCAGTTCTTTGATGCGCAGTCTGGCGTCCCTCACAGCCAGCTCTCCgcgctcctctgcctctgcgaTCTGGGCTTCCAGGCTGGCCCTCTGTCCCTTCACGGTCTCGATCTCGTTCTGGAGGCGGGCAATCATGCGGTTCAGCTCTGCAATCTCAGCTTTGGTGGTACGGAGGTCGTCGCCTGTCTGTCCGGCAGAGGTCTGCATCTCCTCATACTTCTGCTTGTACCAGCTCTCGGCATCGGCCTTGCTCTTGTTGGCGATGTCTTCATACTGAGCGCGCACTTCCGCCACGATGGCGTCCATGTCCAAGTTGCGGCTGTTGTCCATCTCCACAATGACGGAGGTGTCTTTGATCTGGCCTTGCAGCTCGCGCAGCTCGGCCTCGTACACAGCACGCAGGAAGTTGATCTCATCCTGGAGAGCGTCCACCTTGGCCTCCAGCTCCACCTTGATCATGTAGGCAGCATCCACATCTTTCTTCAGCAGAACAAACTCATTCTCTGCAGCAGCGCGCTTGTTGATCTCATCTTCGTACTTCCTCTTGAAGTCCTCCACCACACCCTGCATGTTCTTGAGCTCTCCCTCCAGCTTGACCTTCTCGTTGCCCAGGCCGTCCAGCTGTCTGCGGAGGTTGGCAATATAGGCCTCGAACATGGCATCCAGGTTGGAGCGTGTGATGGTTTGGTCCTGCAGCAGGCTCCATTTGGTCTCCAGCATCTTGTTCTGCTGCTCCAGGAAGCGCACTTTGTCTATGAAAGAGGCGAAACGGTTGTTCAGGGACTTGATCTGGTCCTTCTCATTGGTGCGGACGGCCTGGATGGTGGGGTCGATGTCGAGCTGCAGAGGGGTTAGAAGGCTCTGGTTCACAGTGACTTGAGTGATTGGTGGAGCCACATAGCTGCCACCACCCATGCTGGAGGAGAACATGCCACCACTGCTGTAGCCACCGCCAATGCCAGCAGAACCTCCGAAGGCAGAGCCAGAGCCGAATCCACTGCCATAGGCAGAGCCAGAGCTGAAGCCGCTCCTCTTCACAGTGTAGCTGGAGGTGGCTGGGATCACAGACCTCTTGGAGCTGTAGCTGGACACAGACATGGCTTTCCTGGACATGTTTGCAGCGGCTGTGAGCTGAGAGCTGAGAGCTGAAGAGGAGATGCTTCAGTAAAGACCAGATGCCTCTGAGTGTCCTACTGCTTGCTGCTGTGGTTTATATGCAGTGGAGCGGGGGGCGGAGAATTGTGGCTGCTGGGACCATGAGCTACCTGCAAAACAGGTTAGGGTGTGTCCACTCTAAGCTGTGGAGC encodes the following:
- the LOC117382309 gene encoding intermediate filament protein ON3-like translates to MSRKAMSVSSYSSKRSVIPATSSYTVKRSGFSSGSAYGSGFGSGSAFGGSAGIGGGYSSGGMFSSSMGGGSYVAPPITQVTVNQSLLTPLQLDIDPTIQAVRTNEKDQIKSLNNRFASFIDKVRFLEQQNKMLETKWSLLQDQTITRSNLDAMFEAYIANLRRQLDGLGNEKVKLEGELKNMQGVVEDFKRKYEDEINKRAAAENEFVLLKKDVDAAYMIKVELEAKVDALQDEINFLRAVYEAELRELQGQIKDTSVIVEMDNSRNLDMDAIVAEVRAQYEDIANKSKADAESWYKQKYEEMQTSAGQTGDDLRTTKAEIAELNRMIARLQNEIETVKGQRASLEAQIAEAEERGELAVRDARLRIKELEDALQRAKQDMARQVREYQELMNVKLALDIEIATYRKLLEGEESRLASGGVNATIHVQESSRGVSAGAGGLSSSSGFGYGGSSMGMGGGISRSSVSTTSSVRRY